The genomic window TGTTTCTGAATCCAAACATCGGCCTTGTAGCGGGTAGCCAGAAAGGCTGAGTCTGGACTGTTGAAAAGAGGCCACAGTTTGTCAGTACAGCTCAACCCCTCATTTAAGACTTCAGAAAAACAATCTGTAAAAAGTCACTGGAGTCTTAAAAAAATTGATATAAATTGTTTGACAGTACTTAAcctaaattttttttaatttttttttaatggggaACTGTGTTCAACcagggggggtaggggggggggggtggtggtctAAAACGGGGTTCCACTCGTGGACTAAAATGACCGCTTTCTTGGGTGCACAGGTACGgtcatacgtgtgtgtgtgaaacagccATCGACCTGAAAACTACAACACCATTTCTTGTTATCATTTCAGTTATCAGCCAATGCCACCTTGACAAAAAAGATATGTGTGAACTTGCCCTATTTCTAGATCTGTGTGATTTGCATTGTTCGTCTTAGTCTGCGGCAGTCCAGAGCTACCGACTTGGCCGCAAACAGTGTCTGTTTATTCTGTGGTGCTCTTACTGTTCTCTCTTGTAAGttctcattttattttattttattttatttcaccTGTGTTAGAAGTACACCCGGattacatgtatgtgtgtgtatgtgtgtgtgtgtgtgtgtgtgtgtgtgtgtgagtgtgttatgtgtgtgtgtttgtgtgtgtgtgtgtgtgtgtgtgtcagtgtgtgtcacggtgtgtgtgtgtgtgtgtgtgtgtgtgtgtgtcagtgtgtgtgtgtgtgcgcgcgctcgtCAATGTAGcctatgtgcgtgcgtgcgcaatACCGGccaagaaaaaactagtctttAACGGCCTACTGGCGccaaaaaataacaacaccCCAGATAATTCAATTTTCATgagaaaataaatataaatgtcACTGAAAATTACCATTTTCTTCCCTAGATAATCTtcaatttttatgtttttgatcTAGCAAACCGTCAGGAATCGAACCCAGAACTGAAACGTTTAACATGATTTTCACCTGAACATTTTAATTATGAAGTGATCATTGGAAAATGTTGATTATCAGGCGATCATGTTTAATTAAGGTTTTGGCACCAGTACGCCGAGGCCAAAAGTGAAAATTAGTATTTAATACTGTTGGTTTACAATAATCGCTGTAAATTACACAGGAAATGTGATAGGCTACATAAAATGTTCACATGAAaatggtaaccccaggttttggcgctagtaagccgtcattcTAATCATCGATTGAAGCCATCCAACCAGCCAGCGATGGCACCAACACTGACGACGACAGCGGTGGTGGTTGTGCTGCTACTGGTGGTGACGACGGTGCAGCCGCTGCGGCCACCGGTCAACACGCCGCTTGACCAGTACGTCAAGGCCCATGACCCTCACTACAACTGGACCGTCCTACCCTGGACTCACCGCGGACCCGACTTCACTCTCTACGCCATCAACATGACGTCACAGAAATGGCTGACAGGTCAGCTTAGTACTGACATTGTGTTGTAGCTAAGAaagcaaggaaggaaggaaggacgaaAGACATGTCTCGCGTCTGCGTCTGCGCATAACCTGTTGTATTGCAGACGTTTTGCAAATCTCAGTAACTTAATAACTCGTGAATTACGATTGCACGTCGGGAAGAATGGATGCTTAAAAAAACCCGTTAATGCTTGAAACTTCATAAAAAAGCTGTTCTTTgtgtcattgtttgtttttgctgtcGGTTCCTGTGGTGATCAGCTTTTGGATTGACGCCAAATGAAAAATGGTTGTACCCTGGCAGTAGAGTACAAGGTCATGGCCAACAACCCACCACATGGCCCATTCCTTAacgtggtgtggtggtttgcgtgtctcggtgaccctaagagctatgccagcgggagtgtaaactcctggcagggcttcccaagctggacaggccgaagggtagaggccagactaatatggaccaaccttgtgctcacagggcaggtccttgggccatgagctaagggtgaggtaaccctgacagaaacctcgagtgctgaagacgtatgtgttgggccgcacggcgcactccaacaaaccacaacactacgcatcaactgccattatgacacttggaaacagaattgacagtaatggtgctcgccctgtgaggatccaccaggcaggtgcagcgccgggctccgcgcctcaaaggagtccaccctcagctactggaggtcccttcaTCTCGTCTTGTGGAGCCAGGGGACGAGAAAGGAAAGCGACTGGCCGGAAAAACAGCAGAGCCAAGGACAACCCCACTATTAACATCATGCATTGGAATGCAGAGGGGGTATCCAATAAGAAGGAAGAATTAGAGCACTTCCTCTAtgaaaacagcatcaacatctgctgcatTCAGGAAACACACCTGCAAGAAGGGAAGCCCTTTAAGATCCGAGGGTACCAGGTGTTCAGGAGTGACCGAcaagggaggaagaaaggaggagtGATGACTCTGGTCAGGAACAACATAAATGCCAGTGAAACCAACAGATACATGGAAGAAGCAGAGTACATAGAagtcaagataacgaccaatgaCAGCAAGATGAACATCGTCAACTACTACTGCCCCAACGACAAGATGCTGTCGCTTGACACAATCCAGGTCCCTGACAGCGGCTTCCTCATCGCTGGAGACTTTAACAGCCAGtcccagagttggggatataaaACACTAGACAGGCGAGGAGAAGACATTGAATCTTGGCAGGACGACAACCACCTGATCCTTGTCAACGACCCCAGAGATCCATCTACCTTCTACTCGCGCCGCtggcactcaacaacaacaccagacctGGCATTGTGCACAGATGACATCCACAAAAACATCTCAAGAAAAGTGGATGAACAGCTGGGTGGAAGCGACCATCGCCCAGTTCTCCTTACCATCAGTAGAGACTCAACATCTGAGCATCCACAACACCCGAGATGGAACTACAAAAAGGCAAAGTGGGGACTGTTCAACATACGAACAAATGAGCTGACCAGAGCCATAGAAACAGAGGGgagaaacatcaacaacgtgaTAAAGGAATTCAATGCTAGCATAATCCAGGCAGCCAAGGACAGCATCCCACGTGGAGTGAGGAAGGACTACATCCCATACTGGTCCGATGAGCTGCAGAAGACGCACGATGCACTCACAAGAATGAGAGAAGAGGCAGAGACGAACCCTAGCCAGGAGAACAACATCAAACTccaagaaagcaaagcaaaacatctgaagacaaagctagagtgcaagagaagaggctggagagaaaagacggcagggctgaatatggaaaaagacacaacaaagctcTGGAAACTTACAAGAGCACTGAATGAAGAGGGCAACAAGGGACAGAAGATCACCCTGGAGGAGGAAGGAAGAACACTCACTGGAAAAGCCGCTGCCAATGCTTTCGCCCAAGCATATCGGGGAGAAAGCGACACCACCATACCCCTGCCTCTACAAAAGGAAGTCAGAACAGAAAttagagaaagaacagaaagaaacgtCCAGGATGCCATGCAACAAAACATCACCATGGCCGAGCTGAAGAATGCCATCAAGAAGCTCAAAAAGAAGAAGTCTCCAGGTCCAGACAACATTACGAATGAGATGTTGCAACACATAGGCAACTCGGCCCTCCAGAAACTACTGGGCATCTTCAACCTCAGCTGGAGACAGGGACAGGTACCTCAGTGCTGGAAGGAAGCCAGGATGATCCCAGTtttaaagaaagggaaaaacaagaccaaaaccctgagctaccgacccatcagcctgacaagctgcgtatgcaaaaccatggagcgcattgtcaaccagcgcctgcagctgtacctggaatcagaaagcatcatcgtcccagaacaagccggcttccgacagcacagaagtacggaggaccagacaacacaccttagccaggtcatagaggatgcttaccaggcccagaaggtcaccctggccactttcattgacctgcagaaggccttcgacaaggtctggaaagatggactccttgtgaaGCTCGTACGTTCCGGCGTCAaaggcaacatgtaccagtggaccaagtcgtacctgcacaaccgaaaggccagagtgctggtggacggtcactgtggccgaaaggtgctactacgccaaggagttccacagggaggagtactctcccccacgctattcatactcttcattaacgacctggtaccagagttgcccaagggagtccaagcggcactgtatgctgatgaccttgttctctggtgctcggaagagtatgcaaccacagcaacctacaggatgcaacttgccctagaaaaggttgcagcgtgggcggaagactggtgtgtgaccatcaacagggagaagaccactgccactctcttcacactctctgccaaagcgacacctggcaaactgaccttgggtgacacacccctgaaatttgaagaccagcaaacatacctgggggtcacctatgacaagcgcatgacctggaaacaacacatcatgaatgCAGAGGGAAAGGCCAGGAGAAAACTAAACATCATGCGGAAGCTGGCAGGATCACACTGGGGTGCAAACGAGAAGATCTTGAAATCAGTCTACCAGGGGACTGTACGACCGCACCTTGAGTACGGATCAAGCTCTTGGGCAACAGCAGCCAAGACACACCAGCAGGCCCTAGACAAAGTACAGAACCAAGCGCTGAGAATCATCACGGGCGCAATGAAATCAACACCCATACAGAAGATGGAACAGGTGACTGGCATTCCTCCACTGAGCAAAAGGCGAGACTGCAAAACaatggtacaagccaccaagtaccagtgcactcatgaccatccaatgagtgacagactcaagaagatgtcctcaggcaggctgaaaagatcaagcttcgctcttgaggcaagggctttgcagaagaaacatcagacagagatgccagagctagtagagccaccatctttctcccttgacgccccaccctgggaagacagacaaggaaacctggacatacagaccagtgtcccctacctcacaacaaaggacgagcagagcaatgtgacgaaaaaagccctgactcttgccatgcttgaagaaaggtacccccaagaagcatggatacgggtgtatactgatgggtcagccacagaggccgtcaaaaatggaggagcgggggtgtatgtccagtaccccagtggagagaggcaagcagaggctataccaacaggcctccactgtacaaactacagagctgaggtacaggcactgatccatgcagcatacaccatcaacgacagagtcaaccatgacaaccaggttgtcttcctgactgacgctctgtcagtactacaagcaatgaccagtagcaaactgcctcagctggaacacgctctacacaacatcaaaagcctgaggacagtactgcaatggatcccctcccactgtggtgtacaaggaaacgaagaggcggacaggatggcaaagctgggtgcagaagatgagcaagagaacaaccctgtgagcctgacagagatgaagaccatcattaagtctctgcacaggacgccccagccacaggacagctaccacctgctatccagaccacagcaggtggccatcttccgcctgagaacgggacacaacagacttaaccagcatctccacaagaagctgcatgttgtgccctcccccatgtgttcttgtggggaagcagagcaggacacggcccacatcctacgagactgcaggaaccaccaggtgctgagagaggaaatctggccaatgccggagtccctgcacaacaagctgtacgggccagtggctgcgctgcagaggaccactaattatatctcaagatctggactccaagtgtgatcggcgatcgaaaagaagaagaagatggccAACAACGAGGTCATTATAAAGGCCAGAGTATTTCATCTGTTTTGTGAAAGGCCTTTAGTCTTTACAATAACTGTAATCTTCTTAGGTGACCTTCAGACATACATCTGATACACGCGTTACTATCATAGCATGATCATTATATGCCTTTCAAAATCACAAATTTATAAGGTGTTTTTTCCACTGGCACCAGCCAACGGCaaggaagggggagggaggagaggggggggtgtCGGTTTAACTTGGTCACCTACCTCTGTATTAAACACAAACATGAAACAGAAAAGTTGTAAAGATGCACACATTAGGAGgggaaaacgaaacaaaacaaaagtaactgatctcgtgagaacggcaAACAACGAGTCATTGTGCACCTCTCTCAAGGCTTTACAGAAGAGGGGTCGAGGACGACCCCTCAACAAGCAAAAGCAGGACCAACGCAACCACTGACTCGACTCCATAGCAAGCGAGGTCTCCAAGAACAATGACGACCTCTACTctgtaaactgaagtgttccagttttgaacacactttgtgTAACCAGTTGCCGTGAACACTATGGCGAACAATATAAATCTACTGGGAAAAGTAGCACACACGGTAAACACTTTTAAGTGTAAaaccatgtgtgctacttttgctagtAGAATCATATAGTATGTCACACAGTGTttacaactggttacaaaaagggTGTTCCGAAAAGTGGACCACTTTAGTCATCATTCTCCGAGACCTCGCTAGCGGTCGAGTCGAATCAGTTGTTGGTTTGGTCTTCacgttgttacatttagtcaagttttgactaaatgtttttaacatagagggggaatcgagacgagggtcgtgttgtatgtgtgtgtgtgtgtgtgtgtgtgtgtgtgtgtgtgtgtgtgtgtgtgtgtgtgtgtgtgtgtgtgtgtgtgtgtgtgtgtgtgtgtgtgtagagcgattcagactaaactactggaccgatctttatgaaattttacatgaaagttcctgggaatgatatctttttcgataaatacctttggtgacgtcatatccggcgttttgtaaaagttgaggcggcactgtcacaccctcatttttcaattaaattgattgaaattttggcaaagcaatcttcgacaaaggccggactttggtattgcagtttagcttggtggcttaaaattaatgaatgagtttggtcattaaaaatcggaaacttgtaattaaaaaaaaatttttattaaacgatccaaaaacaatttcattttattcgtcgtcattttctgattccaaaaacatatacatatgttatatttggatgacaaacaagctctgaaaattaaaaatatgaaaattatgaataaaattaattttccgaactCGATTTAAAAACATGCGTCATCttaaacagtttcatcttattccttgtcagtccctgattccaaaaacatacagatatgatatgtttggattaaaaacaaacttagtaagctaaaaagaatagacagaaaagcgtgttatcctgctcagcgcgaccactaccgcactattctggcttgtcgatttcactgcctttgccacgagcggtggactgacgaaactacgagtatgcggtcttggcgaaaaaagcagtgcgttcagtttcattctgtgagttcgacagcttgactaaatgttgttatttcgccttacgcgtgTTTTTACTTTtgctctgtttgtttgtgtttaatgCAAAGGTTTACggtgtgtctgtgtaaaaagTCATATTTTCGTAAAAGAATGGAAATAAGGTAGAACGTATCTTTCAATGCACAGAAGCGGAGAGCAGCCAGCCCATATGGTGGCATTACATGTACGTGGCGGTGCCAGACAACCTGAGTCGTCCTGATGCAGGGGCCCTCTACATATCTTATGGCAGCAATGGGAACGAGTAAgattatctgtgtgtgtgtgtgtgtgtgtgtgtgtgtgtgtgtgtgtgtgtgtgtgtgtgtatgtgagtgtgtgcgtgtgtgtatgtgtgtgtgtgtgtgtgtgtgtgtgtgtacaagggcggatctggggggttacacgggttacgtaacccccccccaccccccaaaaaagaggtaatttattggctcagatagctctattttgcttctttggataaaaaataTTTCCGGGGGTGCatgccccggacccccctagaagcttaggcgccttcggcgccgtcaacttgtatcttcgcagtcattttgtaaccccccccccccccctccaaagtgaattgatccgcccttggtgtttgtggtgtgtgtgtgtgtgtgtgtgtgtgtgtgtgtgtgtgtgtgtgtgtgtgtgtgtgtgtgtgtgtgtgtatgtgtgtgtgtgtgtgtccgtctgtctgtctgcctatgtgtgtgtttgtggtgtgtgtgtgtgtgtgttaaaatctGCCAAATTCACCGTCTTGTACAGGGTAACCCCAACAAAAGCCAACCATAAAAGTGCTTATTACTTCTGAATCTGTTCATATTTGGTGTAAATTAACTTCAGCTTATGCATGATCAGTTCACGAAATGCAACGTTTTTTTGTCAAATAGTCTGACTTTTGGGCTCGTCcaaaaacaaaagtgttccaatTTCGGGGGTCGAgagaggtttgacattgagctgTGAATTGAGGTCTTCAGGTGATTGATGATAGGGTGTTTTGTGTACTTAGACCTTCAGATTGTTCAAAAGGTAAAAGTCTGGAAGGTTAAAATCGGATAAGAGTCGGTACTGCTCAATATCGAACCTCCtcctgttgagtcgatccccgaagTTGGAACGTATTTTGAAAGAGCACAAACAACAGACAAACTTGAATCTTTGTGAACTAAACATGCATaagctgaagttaatgtacTCCAAATATGACATCATTCGCTCAACGGATGTAGAaattattatcattttcatATGTGAcattttttgggtcaccctgtgcGAAGCCATTGCAAGGTCACCATAAAAAAACCataagaaatgtgtgtgtgtgtgtgtgtgtgtgtgtgtgagtgtgtgtgtgtgtgtgtgtgtgtgtatgtgtgagtgagcgtgtgtgtgtgtgtgtgtgtgtgtgtgtgtgtgtgtgtgtgtgtgtgacagcttCATACCTGACGTGGGGGACGAGTTTATTTCCTTCATCTCCCTGATGGCGGTCAGCACGGGGACTGTGTGTGCCAACCTCAGACAGATCCCCAACCAGCCTATAGTCTTCAAGGTACAGTCATACACTGTGATACGacgacaaaacacacacacacacacacacacacacacacacccacacacacacacacacacacacacttacgaacacacacacacacacacacgaacacacacacacacacactgacacacacacacaccacacacacacacacgcacacacacatgcacatacagtaGAAAACACTGactcaaacagacagaaagataaacacagtcacacatacgcgtacacacacaattGACAGCAACTAATCTTAAAGACTCAATGCTCACTTAAAATCATCTCCATCAGAGTGCTGCTTCCGACTAACGTTCAGCGACAGCCACAATAGGTGCATTATCTACATGAATTTCAGCAGTCCCAGCGTTTAGTTTTCACCATTGtctgactttgtgtgtgtcgcTCAGAACGACCCAACACAGGAGGTTCGCTCTGAGGACGCGGTGATCGCCTGGACGTGGTACCAGTTCATCCAGAACAACGGGTCTGCTGACTGGCTGCTGCGTCTGCCCATGACCAAGGTACGGGGGACTTGCATGTCTGTCAATCATGGCTGTTTATAATATGCACAATAAAAGACTGGACATGATATTTCTGTAGTTTTATTCAAGGTTGTTTATTTAAAAATTGAAATGAGTCATTCACACTCTTGAAATAACGAGTAACTCAAGTGTTATGAAAGAGAGTGTGCGTTAAATTTGGATGCCTTCATGTGCTTTTTTTGACATCCTTGaagaactccccccccccccccacaaaaaaaaaaaaaaaaaaagaagaaagtaaTTAATGCATACTATGATTGTTGTACTGAGTTCACAATTAGGTCATCTATGTGTTGCAATGTGTGCTGATGAAGACTCTGCACCCTGACGTCACTGTTATATGCTATGACGTCATGACTTTATGTGTGTGCAGGCTGCGGTGCGTGCTATGGACACCATCACGGCGTTCACCAAGACTCTGCACCCTGAAGTCACTATCAGCAAGTTCATGGTCATGGGAGAGTCCAAGGTAACTGCTTCACTCCTTCGCTGGCTTTTGAAGCTTGTAAAGATGTATTCAAATGCGATACAATTGGACCAGAGTTGCACAGTGGTTACAGctcttgcctctcacgctggaggtcATGGGTTCAATCCCAGTCCCGGGaatacaaatacccgattttCCTTTTCATTCAAACGTTGAAACTGTAAGGTTATGGAACAATTTGCTTTTATCAGTTTAGGGTATCTGCCTTCGCTAAGTCCGTTACATCGTCACTTGCTAAAGGGGCCTGCTTGGTTATTGTAAACATTCTGTTGaaaactttttgtttttggtgggaTGTCATAGTCCCGCTAACATTTACAGTATTGGGGATTCTTCGGTATCAGAGGTGTATATACCGGTAATGGTAAATCATGTATAGACTGAACTTCATTTATTCTTGAATACAAGGCAGTCGGGTTTGAATCATTCTACGCTTCTGAATTTACGCTATTTCCTCTTGTATAGTTATAATTCTCATTTCAGATTCTACGTCGGAAAGTTGCATTTTCCCTCGTTACTTAGTTATTTTTTTGTGTTCGTACGTTCTTGAAAATTAACGATCTCTGGCCCCATAATTAAATATATTCGCTAATGACTGTATTCCTGGCGGTGGCATGCTACCTGAcacctttttaattttttttaatgtgaatgtccgtgtaaatatgtgattaaagtagtccctctctgggcgagggctgctTGAAAAAAGCTCGtctgtattgcttatgccacaaccctcgtaaaatgaattttgatttgatttgatttgatgtggTCATTGTCGGACAGCGAGGGTGGACAACATGGACGACAGCGGCAGTGGACAGCAGGGTGGTGGCCATAGTCCCCATGGTCATGGACCTTCTCAACATTGTGGAGGTTCGTCTCATATTTCtttacaatggaaccccccttttgagacctcccAAAATTCTAGAAAagcaggagggagtcttaaactcaATGTACTCagggttatgaacagacaatcagataaagcaaggtcttaaaagggaggaagtcttaaatcgggggtcttcttcttcttcttcttcttcttcttcttcttcttcttcttcttcttcttcttcttcttcttcttcttcttcttcttcgtcgttcatgggcttagactcccacgttcactcatgtttttagcacgagtggatttgtacgtgtatgaccgtttttaccccgccattcaggcagcatacgccgatttcgggggaggcatgctgggtattttcctgtttctataacccaccgaactctgacatggattacaggatcttttccgtgcgcacttggtcttgtgcctgcgtgtacacacgaagggggttaagtcactagcaggtctgcacataagttgccctgggagatcggaaaaatctccgctcttaacccaccaggcggcagcgaccgggattcgaactcacgacctcccgattaggaggccgacgtctcaccaccacaccactgcgcccgtcaacgGCGGTCttaaacggggggggggggggggggggttctactaCAGTTTCAGTTAATGTTGTTTATTGAACACCCGTGCAAGGTTTAGCACAGGCGGAGACCATCGATCACTTACGCATTGATCGAACTTCACAACAACGTAATTATCTTTTTGGCCAAGAGTCGGTCAATTTACTTGAGCACGTTTCTGTCGCATCGGTCCAGAGTAGATACAACTTACCTGCTGTATTTGAAAGTGACCTTTTGATTAATACTGAATTGGTCACATGATCCAATTTGTGCAGATTCTGGACCTAATGGATGTTCTTTGCACTGTGATCCCTGACGATTGAAAGACTTGACGGAAACTGTTGGAAGGCAATACAGCATCACGTAGGACCTTACATTCAGCAATGAACATGATAACAATCACAATAGCTAGCAATTGGACGATATGATTCCAACAGTGTTTTAATGGTTTGTGTGGCCAGTATTTCCCTTGAAATGAAGAACTATTTTACTTTTTGACGGGCAGAATCTGCACCACCATTACCAGTCTCTGGGCGGCTGGACCTTCGCCTTTAACGACTACTACGCCCTCAACATCACCATGCACCTCGACAACCCGCGCACACAGGAGATGGCTGACATCATAGACCCCTACAGTCAGtacttctctctgtctgtctctgtctctgtctctgtctctgtctctgtctgtccccctctctctctctctctctctctctctctctctctctctctctctctctctctctctctctctctctctctctctctctatgtataaattagttcatggtgatgtgcccagttatgtgcaatcctattttacacatgttacgaagaggtatgggtctcaaaatttacttcctccaattcctcgtatagatctttataaatccagcttagctttttcaggatcatctctgtggaattctttgccaatagaaatcaaacgatccgcatccttaaaggcctttaaaaggcagttgcacacacatttgatcacactataaactgtccctgatgtttagtttccattgtgtactcggataatgtatgcaatgctcttaagtgtttgtttgttttttaaatattgtatatgtagttaatctgaatgtgtaatccatcgtccccctcccccttcttcttgaaactttagctgcctgtatatggccctgtttggcaatacattgctgtacttttttaagaaattttaaaaaacatttacgtttgtttgtgtctggttttgttatatttagtcaagttttgactaaatattttaacatcgagggggaatcgaaacgagggtcgtggtgtatgtgcgtgcgtgcgtgcgtgtgtgtgtgtgtgtgtgtgtgtgtgtgtgtagagcgattcagactaaactactggaccgatctttatgaaatttgacatgagagttcctgggtatgaaatccccgaacgttttttttcatttttttgataaatgtcttgaatgacgtcatatccggctttttgtgaaagttgaggcggcactgtcacgccctcatttttcaatcaaattggttgaaattttggtcaagtaatcttcgacaaaggccggggttcggtattgcatttcagcttggtggcttaaaaactaatgaatgactttggtcattaaaaatctgaaaattgtaaaaaagaataaaaatttataaaacgatccaaatttacgtttatcttattctccatcatttcctgattccaaaaacatatagatatgttatattcggattaaaaacaagctctgaaaattaaaaatataaaaattattatcaaaataaaatttccgaaatcaatttaaaaacactttcatcttattccttgtcggttcctgattccaaaaacatatagatatgatatgtttggattaaaaacacgctcagaaagttaaaacgaagagaggtacagaaaagcgtgcta from Littorina saxatilis isolate snail1 linkage group LG4, US_GU_Lsax_2.0, whole genome shotgun sequence includes these protein-coding regions:
- the LOC138965169 gene encoding autocrine proliferation repressor protein A-like; amino-acid sequence: MAPTLTTTAVVVVLLLVVTTVQPLRPPVNTPLDQYVKAHDPHYNWTVLPWTHRGPDFTLYAINMTSQKWLTEAESSQPIWWHYMYVAVPDNLSRPDAGALYISYGSNGNDFIPDVGDEFISFISLMAVSTGTVCANLRQIPNQPIVFKNDPTQEVRSEDAVIAWTWYQFIQNNGSADWLLRLPMTKAAVRAMDTITAFTKTLHPEVTISKFMVMGESKRGWTTWTTAAVDSRVVAIVPMVMDLLNIVENLHHHYQSLGGWTFAFNDYYALNITMHLDNPRTQEMADIIDPYTYRDRLRFPAKYIISTGGDEFFLPDDSYYYFAAMTGDIHLRTIPNAEHSLTYHRPDIFFGVRAFFISVIDKLQRPNITWTKSWTKSGAMLTVFASEEPLEVNVHFAKTIDGESKRDFRLACADPYNPDGFLIHPVFWEKRPVNTTSSVEYFTSFDNPETGWIAFHIHVLFKGPDGSDYEYTTENVITPNRLPYDRCAGDACYGRLV